Proteins encoded together in one Lathyrus oleraceus cultivar Zhongwan6 chromosome 5, CAAS_Psat_ZW6_1.0, whole genome shotgun sequence window:
- the LOC127086115 gene encoding uncharacterized protein LOC127086115 isoform X4, protein MINFKSFVFLILLAGVILISAVVADEPDPDPPSPKISVYEELKRCYNIEKGGRKMILEPLHDGTCKEQGGEKYGDSEFGGISGGVSQGGGSRGGIWRGREKGGGSGSDGEDYGGGGSGSRKGRECGDKGSRIGGDYSGGASGAGKGNEGGGDYGGGKGGGSKGVYGGGSECGSGSKGDYGCGASGESGEGCGKWGDYGGGAGGGKGTGSGRDYGGGSGRGNIGDYGGGGSGHGSGGGSRRDDNESGEGGGSK, encoded by the exons ATGATTAATTTCAAATCTTTTGTTTTTCTCATACTTCTGGCTGGTGTGATTCTCATCTCTGCAGTGGTGGCCGATGAACCAGATCCTGATCCACCAA GTCCAAAGATAAGCGTCTATGAAGAGCTCAAGAGGTGTTACAACATTGAAAAAG GTGGAAGAAAAATGATTTTGGAGCCACTTCATGATGGAACCTGCAAGGAACAAGGAGGTGAAAAGTATGGTGATAGCGAATTTGGTGGTATTAGTGGCGGTGTCAGTCAAGGAGGAGGTAGTAGAGGTGGCATATGGAGAGGTAGGGAAAAAGGAGGTGGAAGTGGTAGTGATGGAGAAGATTATGGTGGTGGAGGAAGTGGAAGTCGAAAAGGAAGAGAATGTGGTGATAAAGGCAGTAGAATTGGAGGAGATTATAGTGGTGGAGCAAGTGGTGCTGGTAAAGGCAATGAAGGTGGAGGAGATTATGGTGGTGGCAAAGGCGGTGGTAGTAAAGGAGTTTATGGTGGTGGAAGTGAATGTGGAAGTGGTAGCAAAGGAGATTATGGTTGTGGAGCTAGTGGTGAAAGTGGAGAAGGTTGTGGTAAATGGGGAGATTATGGAGGTGGAGCAGGTGGTGGTAAAGGAACTGGTAGCGGAAGAGATTATGGTGGTGGAAGTGGTAGAGGTAACATAGGAGATTATGGTGGTGGAGGTAGTGGCCATGGATCCGGTGGTGGAAGTAGACGTGACGACAATGAAAGTGGAGAAGGTGGTGGAAGCAAATGA